In Tripterygium wilfordii isolate XIE 37 chromosome 17, ASM1340144v1, whole genome shotgun sequence, the genomic window gaatttctCCATCAGTCACTGTTTTCTAATTTCTTCACATACAATCtgatctttcttcaaatctttcaaattctcttccgcTCCTACAACATCCTTTCCCTTCGTTTTCCTTTCAGCTTCCGCTCCTGACACTGGGTCACCTGACTCCTCCCGAGAGTAAACTCGTCCGGTTCGGGTTATCCTACTCACTCCTGAGATATTATCCACAGCAACCCCAAGATCACTTTTCTCGTATACCCACGGAACAACCTTATCACTCACATAAGCAGGCTTTGAAGGAAGGGGACGTTTTACAATCGATTGATCCTCTAGAAAGTACAACAAGACAATTGGCTTTGCCCGCCCACCAGGCCTTGGTCTCTTATAGAATTCATCCCCAATAACATTAACTGCACTTGAGCACCTTGACTTTACCCCAAATACTACTTTCttgctatcaatcaaatcttgcacccttgcttgaaattgaaaacaactcTCCAGAGAATGTCCTTGAATGCCTTTGTGAAATTcgcaagtcttcaactcatcataGCCATCATATTTCAATGTCAAGTCTAGCttctctcttttaataagtccctcattttccaaagcatccagCACCAAACTCAAAGGCATAATTACCTTTGCAATTGTCCTTCTAAACTCACCAGAATCCTCAACGGCATTAGCATCTCCATTGCCATGATCTGGCAGAGGATTAGTGGTCACATCAGGCTTcctgatcccatcaaaattcaaccatccagaattgaccatattttgcacaatcctcttgaaggtcagacaattttcaattgaatgtccaggGGAGTCCCCGTGATAAGCACATGTCACCTCAAGGTTATACCAAGGGGGTAAGGTGGATTCTGGGGTCCTCTTCTCGGGATAGGTGCAATAGCTGAATTAGACAATAACTTCTCATAACATTGGGCATAGGTCATGGGTATCAGAGTGAATTGTTCTAGCTGCCTTCGGGGTCTGGGGTTATTCTCaaagttttggtaattttggcGGGGTGGTTGGTAAGCTTGTTAAGGTAACTGGTAATTTTGCTGAGGTAGTTGGTAAGCTTGATGAGATGGTTGGTAAGTTGGCTGAGGTGGTCGATAAGAATGCTGAGGTGGCAAGTAGGAATTTGAGTTCGGGTAGTGGTTATATGGACTAGACAGCCTGGGAACATTGCTTCGTGGCCTGTAATCAGAAGTGGGAGACCCATAAGTGGGATTGCTACTATAATTAACGGTGTGCACctcgttttccttcttcttcatcttccctcccTTATGATATTTTGGTTTCTCAAGCATCGGGACGCTAATGCTGATATTTCCTCTCTGCATGCATCTCTCAATACGTTCCCCTGCTCGAATCATTTCTTCTAAACCTTCGTACCCCGTTCCGGtaatttttgaagtataaggctctcgaAGTGCTTCAATGAATGCGTTAACCAGATCTTGTTCCGCCAGCGGAGGGTGTATCTGGGATGCTAAGTCTCTCCATCTATGGGCCCAATCCcgaaaactttctccttccttcatgacagTACACTGAAGGTCATAAATGGTAGGGACCTTCTCCATGTTATACTCATACTTCTTCAGAAACAAATTAGCCAGATCCTCCCAGGTCTCAACAGAAGACggatctaagcttgtaaaccaccgGGTTGCACTCCCTGTCAAACTTTCTtggaaaaagtgaatcaatatcttCTCATCGTGAACATATGGTTGCATCCTCCGACAATACAtggtcagatgatctagaggAATCCCAGTACCATCGAAGAGAGTAAAAGCATGAAGcttgaaatcaggaggaatAATCAGATCTTTCACTAAACATAGCTTATGTGGGCTTAAAGCACCAACAaacccaaatccttcaattgaACTCATccattttttcatctttttgtatTGCTCTACAGTAAGACCCTTTCCTTCCTCCTCTTTAACATCTGCGGGCATGACGTATGTTTTCTGCTGGGAATCCAGTGATGGAAATCCACCATCCCGGGTTAGCCCAAATACCGGCGCACATCCTGAGAAATTCATTGCCGTGGTTTCATAAAACTGAAGCATGGGATCTTCTTTCTGTACTGAGCTTTCAgcaactgcttttcctttcataaattgtgacatctgagtaatcagcatagccatttgttctttcaaatCTGCAATTTCTTGGCTTTGATTCTGGATCAGTTCTTTCTGCTGTTCGTTCTCCATTGtcctagcaattcgcaactgtaatcTGGTGCGATAAGGATGACGGTGATATGAATGAATTGgtgcttttccttttttatatgCCACCTAAATGATGAAagaaatttttattaattaattcattttattatttatgctCATGCATGACTGTGATTTTTAGGTGAATTTCTTAGTCTAGCAAATTACAAAGAATGTGACTAGTGAATGCATGGGAGTTTGAAAAGAATAAGTATAATGTTTAGAAGAAGGACAACAAATATAGTATATAAACAATTGATTTATTGTATATGCAAAGGTAATGAATAATGTACGTGACAGATATATAtgaacaagtatatatgaacatgtatggataattaacaagtgtacaagtatatatgggcatATATGAGTATACAAGTATACATGGACATGCATAAGCCATTATGCTTGTgcatgatcataacctaggctaacatatatgacgaatgtataaaagatgtacatgtgtTTTTTGATGAATGTATACATACAGGTATGCATTAAgtatgtaaatgaggaataaaggtacagggtatttaaatgtacgggaaataaatagagttaaggataggaaaatcccccattgttcctaaacaaaatcaggttcctacaaacttctgaaggtctcgaactagatctaagggttatctaatgtgcatatgggtggcatatctaactataacgcggctacgcgagaggccactggatcaggttagttcacaccccatatctggaagtggaacccatcccccaatatcttgaagggacgtcaatccaggaggatgttttttcttgcttacgtgaggacaaaatccatcaaaagcaaagattaaccctcactaatcactagtaggacccgatTTTTATgagccatttgtgtgcatgtgaatagtgatgtgtgtgcgggggaacaTACTGTATCCTTAACAACACTTAACtactcaaattttatgaaaccaaaaacctgttattttatctacaatcatggacaaacacattagattcctcaaaatgttgaaagactattatacaacaaaataaacagatcaaccaaataggaaaacaccaagacaacaaggcccgacccctttggtacaacaaccatgatccccagtgaagtcgccagctgaagcaaccggcatgaaaaacaatgaagtcgccaccaatttatttttaggatgcaattggacatcagttttggtctacgagaaaaatgggcaagggggtctattgagcaaggggaaggtgttaggcaccccacaactcccgaaaacggttacctttgaatgttttcctatttgactctaatttgttttcGAAAATCTCATTATGattgtgatgaaaaatccacttggagtggtttaaagaaaaaaggtgcacgggatcactgcagccattcccggcttggccaaagattaataaaaattccacttggagtgggttttgatgatttgaaaagagggtgcacgggatcattggggccattcccggcttggccgaagatgaataaaaattccacttggagtggattttgatgatttgaaaagagggtgcacgggatcactgcggccattcccggcttggccaaagattagatgaaatcccacttggaatgggtttggtaatttgaaaaagggtgtgcacgggatcattggggtcattcccgggttggccaaaaatgtttgttttgcttagtctggatgaaaaattccactttgactgggttttgatgtttttggaaaagggattttttggggacttggttgatgtaccaaaagggcccacaatcgagaagaaatgttcaatttaagtcttactcacaattatgttcttcatgagaaaagaaagaatccatttatggctcattgaatgagccaaatatctttaaacccacatttgagtccttaaataaattctcctaatccttaataacatatttgctttccgggtccacgaaatccaaatgttttggatgaatgccaatggaaccccaatatcttgatggctccttggtatttaaactaaacataagggttccataatttagtcttggtgtgcttattaaagtgagacggctttgattaattctaatgactaatgcgttacatttattttcatggcattcaaataatcctagcatgcgtCTAAAGCATGACATAatgagagaaatcaaagtcctaagcatgcattctgatgcaatcatcattcacaaaatcaattcctagtttttatatgcttctagcatcctaggatatcatgtatgcattttctattttacatccactatttttctacactattacaaggcttacactttacagaataaaagtgaaaaatacaaataaaaataaccGGTACCGCATCTCCTAAATCCTACTTGAAGATGCTTCTTTTGaattaagaagaaaagaagccgaTGATGGAACTCTGATATGTTCTTAACTGGGAATCACACTATTTTGGATGTTGTTACATAGTGTGCCCCTGATATCTGAGCATGGATTTTCACTTATAGTAGAGATTACATCAAAATCTGCTTCGGATGCACTGCTAACACCGTAGTACATTTTTATTTCCTTAAAAAATGTTTCCCTTTCCTGAACAATATTTTGTATAGCATGATATCCCAATTTTGCAAGTAAGAATGCAATTCTATCACTGAACAATGATTTACACCTATATTGGGCTTTTTACAAATTGAAGGCAGATGGATAATCCAGACCTAGCTTCCTTAGGTGAGCTCATCCACTACTCTCCAAGTCCAAGTTCTTTTATAATTTATGGTaggaatcttctttttttttctcctattCTCAAACAAACATTTATGCTGAATTAATGGCCTTGAAATACGGCTTTTGTTAATACTATCAGCTAAggtaaaaagtaaacaacaccTATGCAAAAGGCTCCCGCAGCGGACGAGGTCAGGGATATACAAGATATACACAAACCTTGTCCCACATAGTATGTGGAGATCCTGTTACTatgaattgaacctgtgacctctaagttgcaccaaGTGCAACTATTGTTTTAAAAGATGCTTAGGGCGTATGCCCTGAGGCGCGGCGCCTTCGAGCTGCCTCCGAGCGTACGCCCTTGATAGAGGCCTGTGAGGCATACGCCTCATATGCCTAAGGTGTATGACTCGGAACGGTGCTCACCAAGGCGTACGAGGCATAGGCCTCACCGAGAGTGTATTTCAATAGGTTAAAACTTAAGTTTAGAAAAACATAACCTAAATCGTGAAAGACCACTGAATCGCACCCCCTTAAAATCGCGACCTCCTCTCCAACAACCGGCCCTTCAAATCGCGCCACCCCTTGCAGCTGCGACCTCCCCCTTGCAGCCGCGATCTCATTTGCGGCAGTCACGACCTCAGCCTCTTCTCTCCTACCACACGTGGCCTCAGCCTTCAAGTATGCGACTTCTGTTCTATCGTTCTGTgtcttcaatatttttttaataatcgtgCTTCAGTTCTGCCTCTATCCCGAGTgtcttgatatatttttttaaagatataCAAACAATGACTCCACTTACCTCATCTCTAAGTTTTTCCCCATCTATGgctacaattttattttttttgttgatattatTGGGCTTCTGCCTCAAATTGCGAGTGTTTCATCGTCTGTACAGGTCCTTTTTTGGCTaatatgatgtgggtttttgatgatattattattgttatttagagacttgaattattgttatttagatacttgaattgatgatggatgaagttatgtcaaaaaattgataaattgatatgattatattatttgaatgtgtacatGTACATTTTAGATTAAGCATATAGCTTTTTTGCTGATTCTTTCCGAGGCTTACGCCTCGCCTCAAATAAGGTGAGCTCCTCAGTTCCCGAACCCGATTTTTAAAACACTGCGTGCAACCAAGGaagttaaaattcaaaattttaccTAAAACCAGAAAGGGAATGTAAtatcgtaaaatcgtaagattttatacATTATGTAAAATTAAGTATAATTATCAATAATATaaatcaaaaacaataaaaatgttCTACAATCACATAAGACATGTTCAATGACATGTTTCAACATTTTAAAAAACTATAAAACACACACAATAGCCTATCTAATTATTTTTTGCCTGGTGAATACATTAATCCAAGATTAATGATTGGATGGCTAAAGTTAATGTTTGGTTTTGTGTGAAACCTAAGTTGGAATATGCTGGttgttaattttttgtttttcagtttttttcacTATTTAATCTTACAAAAACTACGTAATATGCTGCATTGATTCAATGTCAAAATTTTTGGTACCCTACAAAACGGTCATTCTATGCAATAAAACCCAAGTAATTAAGTCAAAAGGATTTCAAATAGTGGATTTATTTTGAATGCGGAATCACTATAAAAATCATGTCTATGCCAATTCTATTACAGTAAGTTCTAATTAAGATTGATTTGAAATCTTCCATTCTTTCTAActtccaaaaaaatgaaaagaaaaagacaagaaaataaaacctCAAACAAAACAATGTCATGTCCAAGTTGTCATATTTGTTCCTTCTCCCACCCGCTTTCTACTTCTCAGcgatcttctctctctacatcTTCCAAAGCTTCCAACATCACGCCAATTCTGATGTAGGACAAGATTAGTAGTTCTAATTAGGAGAGGGTTTAATTATTCATCTTTACTTATTAGAATTGTATTTGTTATAGAATTATTTGAAGTTTTAGTAGTTAATAGGAATTCTAGTTAAATTAGTCTTTCAATTTTATTAGGTTTCCTTATTTGTTATATTTATAGGGTTGTAGCCGTTTGGCAAAAGTAGAGATCATTAATGAACTAATAATATTTTgaggtttctctcaattttattggtggattccaagttatgttggcttaGTCGTGAACTAGTCAATTGATTAGTTCTTCCACACCGAGTTAAATTCTAACCCTAATTCCACATCTCTCGAAGAACAGCTTAAAGTCTAATCTCACATACAACAAAGGTATGTTATCTTCGTCTTCAAATTTGGCCGTAGATCCTACACACCTCACCAGATTTGCTCTCTAGCCACCAAAGTGTTTAAGCTAAGCTTCTTTTCCCTTTTAAGTTGATTCCTTTTGTTCCTTGTCTTTCTTTCGCTGATGTTAGTGGTTCTATTTTGTGGGTTTGTTCCCGAAAAAGAGTTACTTGGTTATTGTTTTCGAAATCGTTAAACTCATTTAAAACCGTAAGATTTTACAAATTTGAACAATTTAATGAACGAAATCATACGATTTTGATCTATATAAGATTCCATTTCGATTTAACCATATTTTGCAagttaaaatcataaaatcgtGATTTGAATCGCAATTTTATCCACCTTgcatgcaactctaccactaggccacatgttcgcctgtgtAAAAAAGATATTCTCATCTGGCAAAAAAAGATATTCTCATCTGGCATAGTAGTACTTCTATCACCTAATGTTATCAactaaggtaaaaaaaaaaattccactatTGTGATTCCAGCATCATAGTCGTCAAATGCGACAGGCACACCCTTAAGGTGAGTGCCCGAAAGACACAAGAcacaatattaataaaataaataataaattaaacaattgTTGAAAAAGTATTCAACTATGTACCTTATTTGACATACAAAAATTAATTGACTTAAGACTTAAATAGATCAATATATCACATGATTCACATCACAATGTGATGATCACATTATCAAAGTACCAATTATCAACCATTAATTAAATGATAAAACACATCCCATAAGTGCATAAAACAAAGGAGCAAAGTATCAAAccaacaaaataacaaaaaataacatCCTAACATATTAAATTTAAGAAAACAGGTAGTTTTTGACGAGTGATATATAGGGTTTCGTTTCTCAATTGCGATTTGGATCTTCTTCTTTCAATGTATTTTACTTGGTTGCTGGGCTCAGGCTCAGGCTCCTTCATTTTGGGTTATCTATTTCTGGGCTTCAATCAAGAAGCCCAGCTTTAAACCTCTTTACAACAAGTTGAAATTGGGTATTACTGCGCTGGCTGGGCAGGGCAAGGCAAGGCAAGCACCCATTGACTCGCCTCAGGCGCGTCTTTGACAGCTATGTTTGCCATAACAAAACAGCAAAACTAATTTGTGGGATATGAAGCTCTACGGTATACTATCTTCATTTTGGTGACTGCTGAATGTTTCTATTTCTCACACATACAGAGAAGATAACATGTTGGTTAATCCATTAATGTTTAGGCAAGTTTAGTTACGGATGGTTATACAAAAACTCTCATCTTTCTACAGCTTTCTTTGGATCCTCTATAGACTTCACAAGTTCGAAAATTGGTTTATggtcttttcaagttttcattaCTTCCATCaccatctttttcttcttttacacAACTGTCCTGGTATATATGTTCATCTTTTTGAAAACACTCaacattaggaaaaaaaaatatattcctCCACTATAATTGATGGACTGAAAATAAAAGTTAAGTTGGTACCATCCTTCTATCTTTGCTAAAATAATAAGCCAGtatttttaggaaaaaaatgaaagcgCACAACTTCGTTTAAAAGCACTGTTGTCATCGCATTGCAATGGATACAAACACCATTATATGAACATTATTGTCAAAAAGAATACAAGTGGTTATATAATTAACTAGTGTCTGCACAAAGTCATCTAGGTTCCCTAAAAAGAGAAGTTTATATTGCATTCTAAAACACtaataaaacatgaaaacacCTCCGAGAATAGTACAATAAAACCTTTACATTAAGATTTTGATATAACACAGCATACAAAACATATTTTAGGCTCTAAAAATAATGTTCTCTAAATTCAATGCGCGTTAATGCCTTAATTTCAAGtttcattgaaaatcaaaccTGAGAGGTACGGTTTTGGTAGATTACTGATATGATGTTGTAAAATCTTGAATTGCCCATCTTCGTCTTCGTGGTCTTCTTTGCCCTTACACTCTCCTAAACTTGTGTCTTCCATTGCAAAATCACTCGCCGGTGGGAGAGATTTGGTGCTTCGTCTATAGACGAAGAGACCGCCGCAGATTCAAAACATCTTGTGTTCAAggtgtttagggtttttaaTGTCTACTTGTCTAGGTGTTTTGGGATTGCGCCGTTGAATGGAACACAAGTAGGTGAGATGTCCGTATAAAAGGGAAGGTCGGTGAAGGGTTTTGTGGTAAAAGGATAACAAATTTACAATGTGTTTTATTATGGGtaaaagatttttaaaaaaaaagtg contains:
- the LOC119981901 gene encoding uncharacterized protein LOC119981901; the protein is MTYAQCYEKLLSNSAIAPIPRRGPQNPPYPLGITLRKPDVTTNPLPDHGNGDANAVEDSGEFRRTIAKVIMPLSLVLDALENEGLIKREKLDLTLKYDGYDELKTCEFHKGIQGHSLESCFQFQARVQDLIDSKKVVFGVKSRCSSAVNVIGDEFYKRPRPGGRAKPIVLLYFLEDQSIVKRPLPSKPAYVSDKVVPWVYEKSDLGVAVDNISGVSRITRTGRVYSREESGDPVSGAEAERKTKGKDVVGAEENLKDLKKDQIEFLKIIRQSEYMIVDQLKKTPAKISILELIMSSEPHRKVSLRMLNQAYVPEKIPIESFDGIVGNVLATHLLSFTEEEIPDEGMGYNKALHISTMCRGFEVTSILINNGSSLNILPKDTFDRLPIDRSYLKQVLVVAKAFDGTRKEIMEEIEVPLKIANVTFNVPFMVMDISPTYSCLLGRPWIHTAGAVPSSLHQNLKFTHGGRVYIVKG